TAACGGTTGAACTTGGAAGATCAGTATTACCAATAAAAAATGTTCTGGAACTTACCAGAGGTTCAATTATAGAACTTGATAAAATTGCAGGTGAACCAGTCGAATTATATGCAAATGGAAAATTAATAGCAAAAGGCGAAGTTGTAGTCATTGAAGACAATTTTGGATTAAGGGTAACAAGTATAATAAGTCCCGAAAACAGAATAAAAGATTTATAAAAAAGTGAGATAATGGAAAAATCAAAAATAGGATTTAAAGTTTTAGTTGTTGATGATTCAGCTTTCATGAGAAAGGTGATTTCTGATGCATTAAACAATAATCCTGATATTCACGCTGTTGAAACGGCTTTTAACGGGCAGGCTGCGCTTAAAAAAATCAGAGAATTTGATCCCGATGTGGTTACTCTTGATATAGAAATGCCTATAATGGACGGGATTGAAACTCTTCAGGAAATACTCAAGATTAAAAATATTCCCGTTATTATGTGCAGCAGTCTTACAAAATCAGGTGCCGAAATAACTATCAAAGCTCTTGAGCTTGGAGCATTTGATTTTATTGAAAAACCCGGATCTGTATCAGGCGATAAAATAAGCAATCTTGAAAAAGATCTTTTAGCTAAAGTATTGGCAGCTATTTCCAGCAAAGGTCATGCCTTAAAAAGAATAGAGCCCCAAATAAAACCTCATTTGTTAAATCCTGTTTCTGCCGGAAAAAAAAGCAAACTTTTAATGATAGCCTCTTCAACAGGGGGACCGCAAGCACTAAAAGAAGTTGTTCCTTATCTTCCTGAAGATATTCCCGCAAAAATCCTTATAGTACAGCACATGCCGGAAAAATTTACGGAAATGTTTGCTCAAAGACTTGATAAAATGAGCAAAATAACCGTAAAAGAAGCAAAAGACGGAGATAAACTGATCAGAGGGCAAGCTCTTTTAGCACCGGGGAATTACCATATGACGGTTACAGAAAAAGGAACTGTTGCTTTAAATCAGGAGCCAACTGTATTAGGAGTGAGACCTTGCGCTGAT
This bacterium DNA region includes the following protein-coding sequences:
- a CDS encoding chemotaxis response regulator protein-glutamate methylesterase, which gives rise to MEKSKIGFKVLVVDDSAFMRKVISDALNNNPDIHAVETAFNGQAALKKIREFDPDVVTLDIEMPIMDGIETLQEILKIKNIPVIMCSSLTKSGAEITIKALELGAFDFIEKPGSVSGDKISNLEKDLLAKVLAAISSKGHALKRIEPQIKPHLLNPVSAGKKSKLLMIASSTGGPQALKEVVPYLPEDIPAKILIVQHMPEKFTEMFAQRLDKMSKITVKEAKDGDKLIRGQALLAPGNYHMTVTEKGTVALNQEPTVLGVRPCADLTIASAAKIYQQDMICVVLTGMGHDGTMGAAVVKKYGGHCIVEHESTCIVYGMPKSIVVAGHADEIVPLHKIAEAIIKMVYS